The Microbacterium sp. W4I20 genome segment CACGGGCGCCGTCGTGCCGAGGCGGTAGGTCGTCTTCGCCTCCACACCGACGCTGACGTATTCTCCGGCCCCGACGGCGACCTCCTGCGACGCGCCCCCGTCTGCCGGCTCGACCGTGACCGTGATGTCTTCCTCCGTCCTGTTCGCCAGGTGAAGCTGCGGTGCCGGCCCGGACGGGACCGCGACCAAGACGTCCGAGTCGACCTCGGGCGACGGGGTCGCCCAGGCGAAGTCGGTGCCACTGCCGGAGCCGTCCTGCTGGCGCACGGCGGCGACGACAGCCGCATCGGCGTCGACCGCCACGGAGTAGGTGCCGGGGTCGAGCCCGCTCAACGCCACCTCGGCCGGTTCGTCGGCGACGAGCGGGACAGAGAACTCCTCGGTCGACGCGCTCGAGCCCTCCGCGGTGACGCTGATACGCGCTTGGGTGTCGGTCCCCGGCGAGAGCAGCCGGAGCACTGTCATGTCGGCGTCGTCTCCGTCGACGGTGAACGCCTGCACCCCGGGGATCACCAGGCTCTCCTGCGGGGCCGGGACAGCCTCTTGAAGATCGACGCCCGCGGGGTCGAGCACCCGCACCAGCGAGGACTGCAACACCGCGCGCACGGGCGCGCCGACCGCCGTGACCTCGACCACCGGCGCCTCATTCCCCGCCGCGATCGACGCGAGCGGTAGGGCGAGCTGCGTGCCGGCCGGGATCACGACGGTGCGTGCGCTGCGCATCGTGCCGTACACCGACAGCGTCACCGTCGACGGGACTCTCGCGGCGTTCGTCAGGACGACGACGTCCTCGGTACCCGTCCCCACGTCGCCACCGACCAGCCACGACTCCAACAGAGATTCGCCGCACGGCAGCGCGGCGAACCCGGCGAGGTCCTCCGCCGCGATGGTCATGGACTCGGCAGCGGCGATCAGGGGTGCGGTGCGCCCGTCGACCGTTCCGGTGAGCACGCGGACCTGGTCCGCATCGATGAGGTCGGGGGCTTCCAAGGCCTCCACCGTCGGGGCGGCCGCGCTCCCCGCGTCGATGAAGCTCGGCGTGGCTGCGGAGCGCATTTCCATCGGCGCAGACGGGTCTCGGCCGAGCGCCCGCAGATCACCGTTGCACACCAAGGTGCTGTCTGCGGGAAGAGGGGTGATCTCCGCCTGAGCCGGTTGCTGTCGAATCTCCGGCCACGGCGCATGGATGGCCGCGACGACACCGACCACGCAGGCCACGGCGACGACCACACCCGTCACGAGCCGCGCGCCGGTCGCGGCGACTCGGAAAGCGCGTGTGCCGTTCATCGGTCCTCCTCCGAAGTCGGGCGTTCGGATCGCCGATCGACGTCGAGCGCCGTCTCCTCGGTATCGTCGGTCTCGACAGGCTCGTCCGTCTCGACAGGCTCGTCCGTCTCGACAGGCTCATCGGTCTCCACGGGTTCGACGTTCTCGACGGGTTCCACCGTCTTCACGCCGATCATCGGATCATCGGAGATCCCGTCATCGTGCTCGCCCGTCGCGGCAGGGTCCGCTGACACGTCGTCCGGAGAGGCGTCCTCTGCCAGGACGTCCGGCTCCTCGTGGAGCGCGTCCCGCTCCTCCGCCGCATCCGGATCATCTCTATCCTCGATGTGCCGCGGCAGGACGAGGGGCTCGTCCGGCACACGCCCGACGATGCGAGACAGGGCGCGAGCGGCCCGACGCGACGACCGGGTCGGGATGGAGAGCAGCAGCGCCGCGAGGACGAAGACGAGTTGCAGGGTGATGATCAGGCGAGCCGTGCTCCGATCCTCGGCACTCAGCGCCGGAGGTTCAGCCGCCTCGGCCTGGAGCCGCCAGAGCAGCCCACGATCGGTCTTGCCTGCAGGCAGGAATCCGGGACGCTGATCGATCGAGGCGGCGGCCGTCGTGCGCAGAACACGCGCCTTGTCGTCCTCCCCCGTAGGCAGCCGAGACAGCAGCACGTAGCTGATGCCGCGCTTCGCGAGTTCGGCGGGAGCGTCGAAATCCCGTGCGGAGAGCAGATCGACCGCAAGCGTCGAGATGTCGCGGCCCCCTGGGCGGTGGTCGCCGTGTTCATCATGGTGGACTGGGATCCGAGTGTCTCGCTGGCTCCCCACACGACCTCGACGGCGAGTCCGCCGCCGTCCTGCGGGGTGAGCACGAGCGTCGCGATCTGCCGGTCGTCGGCAGCCTGCGCAGCGACGTACGCGGGCAGGGTGGACACGGGACCATTGGTCAGCACCGACCGCTGGGCGTGGAACGCCACGAGAGCCGGCCCCGCGCAAGCCACCAGAGCGGAGCCCGCGACGACAGCGGCCGCCACACGCAGACGCGGAAGAGTGACCGCCGTGTCCAAGGTGACCAGTGCAGCGCCCACCACGCCGACCCACGCGAGGCTCAGGCCTGAGCCCGGCCAGATGCCGACGCCTGCCCCCTGCGCGAAGGAGACCGAGATGCCGACCGAGAGGAACGCGGTGGCCAGGCCCGAGAGCGCCACGATCAGAAGCGTGATGCCGGCGCGCCACCTCGGAGCGACGGCGGACGCGAGAGCGAGCAGGGCGATCGGGGCGCACAGCAGTGGAGCCCACGCGCCGATCGGTTCGGGGAGGAATGCCATCCACCTGGCGAGGTCCGGCGTCGGGAAGCCTGACGCGAGCGCGAGACGACCGGCGGCGTCCGCGGCTGCCGAGGGCCCGGCCCAGACCACACCCGGGTCGGCGAGCAGCGCCAGCGGAGTTCCCTGGGACAGCTGCCAGAGGACAAGAGGCGCGAAGAGCAGCGCGGCCGGGAGCGGCAGCCACAGCAGACGGCCGGCGCCCCGGAACTGGGCGGTCGCGAGAGTGATTCCGATCGCCACCACCCAGAGCAGCAGCAGAGCCGGGATGAGCGAGGGGGCGCACGCGGCGACGGCCGCCAGCAGCAACGATGCCGCACCGGCCGCACCCCAGGATCGGTGCGCGACGGCGGCGGCATGGAAGAGCCATGGCAGCAGCAGGTGCACCAGCACAGCGGCCGGACGCCCGTCGACGAGAGCAGTGAGGAAGGTCGGCGCCACCGCCCACGCCACGCCGGCGAGGATCCGCAGGCCGGCACGATCGGTCACCCGCGTCGCCGCGAACCAGCCGCCCAGCACGGCCAGCGGAAGGGCGAGGATCCACAGGAGCACCAGGATGAAGGAGGGCTCGGCCGGCCAGAGCGAGCCGAGCACCGCCACGATGGCCGCGAACGGGTCCGCAGGACCCACCACGTCGACGCCGAGGCCCCGCACGCCCCATGCGGCGTCGCGCCACAGGCCCGCGATGGTGTCACGCAGAGGGAGGAGCCCGCCGCCGCCGATCGTCGGCCACGCGAGCACGGTCGTGAACGACGCGATGCTGACCACCAGGGCTGCCAGCACCACCCAGGCCCCGCCACCGGAGAAGAAATGCAGCTCGCTGACCGCACCGCCTTCGCTGCCGTGACCGTCGTCGAGGCGCCGACGCAACTGGGACGAGGTCACCCGCAGCGGGCTGATACTCGCCCAGGTGGAGGTACGGAAGGAGCGGATACGCGCACGCGAACGGGCGATCGCGCCGAAGCGCAGCATCGCGGTGAGCGCGGCCGCCCACTCGGGGATCACGGCTTCCGGGCGCTTGCCGACCAGCTGCGTGATCGATCGCCACAGCGCGAGCGGTAGGAGCGTGAGCCAGTGCACCGGCACCGCCGCGGCCGGCGCGTACGCGAGTCGGCGGTGCAACTGGGCGAGTCGGCGGACGAAAGCGCGGCGCGAGCGACCGGCGGGGAGCGCGGCGGGTCCGTCCGGCGAGGCGGAGATCCGTGCGTCCGGTGCAAGCACCACACGGCCGCCCCCGAGGCGCGCGCGCACGCCGAGGTCGAGTCCCTCGTCCGCCCCGCCGAGCGCGGTGTCCGGACGGAGGGCGTCACGCACCTCGCCGCGGATCAGGATCCCCCTGATGTCCGAGCCGAGGACATCGTCCATGCCGTCGTGCTGTCCTTGATCGAGTTCGCCCGCGGCCAGCTCGACGGATCGGCCGAGAGCGGTCATGCTGATTCCCAGCGACACGATCTCACGCTCGTTGTCGGTCGCGATGAGCTTCGGAGCGATGATCGCCGCCGACGGCGAGCGCTCCAGCATCCCGGTCAATCGCTCCAGCGCTCGCGGATGCGGTGTCGTGTCCTGCGCCAGCAGCCAGATGGCGGAGCCTTCCGCCACTCGGGGGCGGGCGAGCTCGACGGCCTCGGCGAACGATGTCGTGGTGCGAGCCTCGATGATGCCCTCGACCGTGCGGCCCACGGCCTCGCTCTCTCGCGCCGACGCGGCGTCGCCGCACACGACCAGCGTCACCGCCGCTGCCGTCACCGATTGGGATCGCACGGCGTCGAGAGTGCGGAGGAGCTGCGCGCGGGCAGATGATCCGGCGCGCGCGACGATGATGGCGTGAACTCGGGCTGGCATGACGTCGTCAGCCTATGCGCGCGATCATCGGCGCCGGAGCAGTGGATGCGGCGCGCCCGCGAAGCTGTGCGTCCTCGATGCTCCGCGGCCGATCGGGCGGGTCAGCTGGCGCGACGCTTGAGCTTCCGGCGCTCGCGCTCGGACAGCCCGCCCCAGATACCGAAGCGCTCATCGTTGTTGAGCGCGTACTCGAGGCATTCGCCGCGGACGTCGCACGTCGTGCAGATGCGCTTCGCATCCCGCGTGGAGCCGCCCTTCTCGGGGAAGAAGGCCTCAGGATCGGTCTGCGAGCAGAGTGCGTCGCTCTGCCAGGCGAGAGCATTGTCGTCGTCGGCGTTCGGCTTCCGAACCCCCGGTACGCCGAGGTTGATCGGGTCGACGAACCAGTTCTCCGGTACCTCGGAACGGTAACCCGTCATGTCGATCTCCAACCCTCTGTTTCCGCCCCCCGGCGGGCCGTGCTCCACTAATTACACCCGTGTCATTCGCTCCGGTCAAGTCGCGGATCGTAAACCCTCAATCCAGTCTTGAAGGTTCTTGACCTCACACCGGCGTGTCGCGCCCGGGCGAGGCCACGAAAGCCTCGCCGTCGCCGGAGAGCGTCAGAGACCCCTCGTCCGCTGCGGCGAACGCCACCGCCCCGACGGCAACGTCGAGCTGCTCCCCCGACCCCGTTGTCACGTGGACCGAACCGGCCGTGGTCAGCACCATTGTGGGCCCTGAGACAGGGAGCGTGATCGGCGTACCGGCGAGCGCGATCCTCGCCAGGGCGAAGTCCGGCACCGGCACCGGGTAGTGGGTGATTGCCCCCTCGGCGGTGGGACGGAGCACCGGCACCTCCCCTGGCACGGTGTCGAGGATCGACAGCAACTCGGGCACGTCGATCCTCTTGGGGGTGAGCCCGCCGCGGAGCACGTTGTCACTCGCCGCCATGATCTCGACCCCGAGCCCGGAGAGGTACGCGTGCAGCAGGCCCGCCCGCAGGAAGACGCCCTCCCCTCGGCGGAGGACGACGTGATTCATCAGCAGTGCGACGACGACTCCGGGGTCTCCCGGATAGGTCGCGGCGACGCCGGCGATCGCCCGCAGAGTGGTGGCCCACTCCCCCGCATCCGTCTCTTCGTCCGCCGCCGTCACCGCGGCGATGATGTCATCGACCTCCGTCTGGGCCTCGCCACCGAGCAGCCAGCCGATCGCGTCGCGCAGCACGTCGCCGTCGGCTCTCAGCCGGCGCCTCAGCTCCACGACGCCGGCCGCGTCGGAGAGCGCGTCAAGCAGACGAAGACTGTCGGGCACCGGCCGCAGGCCGCTCAGCGACTCGAACGTCTCACTGAGGGCGACGATGAGCTCAGGTTTGTGATTGTCGTCGCGGTAGTTGCGCTGCGGGTCGTCCTCAGCGAGACCGCTCTCCCGTGCCCATCCCTCTCGGGCCTGCGCGATCGTCGGGTGCACCTGGATCGAGAGCGGCCGGCCTGCAGCGAGCAGCTTGAGAAGGTACGGCAGCGTGCCGCCGGTCACCTGGTCGAGCGTGCCGCCGCCGGTCACGTCGGAGGGGTCTCCCGGGTGGTCGCCGAACCACACCTCTGCCTCCGGCTTCCCGGAGGGCGCGCGGCCCTCGAGGCCGGCGAGGAGCGAGTCGGATCCCCAGGCGTAGTCGCGGGGCGCATTCGTGAGGCTCAGCAGCATCCCCCCAGCGTAGAGGCGGTCGGCGCGACTCAGGGTCGCACCGGGCACGGCGCTGTAGCCTGAACGCGATGGCCCAGTACACCAAGCACCCGGTGGCTGCCCCGCCCACCGCGCCGGAGCGCGAGTCGACGGGGCACCTGCTGCTGCGCGCGTACGTGATCCTCATCCTCTTCGCGACGTTCGCGCATTCCGCGGTGTACAACCTCCTCGGCATTCTCGGAGCGGGAGTCGTCCTCGCCGTGCTCACGCTCGCCACCCTCGGCATCGGAATCCCGATGCTGGCGCGCAGCCGGCCGCAGCCGTTCCGCTGGCGGCGGCTGCCTTGGACGGCCCTCGGCTACACGACTCTCGCCCTCGTCTCCGTGGCCTGGTCGCAGTGGCGCGGACCGACCCTCCTCACTTGGGTGCTGCTGGCCGCCGTCACGGTGAATGCTCTCTTCATCGCGCACGTCCTCACCTGGCACGAGATCGTCCGCGCCCTCTCCTCCGCCTTCAAATGGATCCTCGGCCTGTCACTGCTTCTCGAGGCGTGGGTCTCCCTCGTGGTGCACGGGCCGCTGCTGCCGAACTTCGCGACGATCCCGGAGGGTGAGATCGACCCGCAGTGGTACTGGGTGCGCGACAACCTCTTCGATGGCGGCAGGATCCAGGGCATCGTCGGCAATGCCAACCTCCTGGCCATCGTCTCGCTCTTCGCGATCATCACGTTCGGCGTGCTGTTCGCGGCGCGGGCGCGCTGGCGCACCACCCTCGCGCTGTGGGCTCTGCTCGCCGCCTACTTCCTGTTCCGCACATCCTCGGCGACCGCGTTCGTCTGCGCCGCTGCTGCCGCCGTGGTTCTCGCGGTCGCCCTCCTGATGCGGCGAGCGACGACCCCCGGCGCCCGGACCCGCATATACGTGGTCGCCATCGGCGCGACCCTCATCGGCGTCATCGGGGTCTGGCTCGCCCGGGAGCCCCTGCTGGCTCTTCTCGGTCGCAGCTCCGACCTCACCGGACGCTCGGACCGCATCTGGACCAAGGTGCTCGCCCGCGCCGGCGAGCATCCGATCTTCGGCAACGGCTTCTCCAGCCCGTGGATCCCCACGGACCCGGCCTTCGACCGCTGGATCACGGACCACGACATCACCGTGTTCCACGCCCACAACATGTGGCTCGACGTGCTCCTCCAACTCGGCGTCGTCGGCATCGTGCTGATGGCCGTCGCTTACGGCAGTCTGCTCTGGCGCTCGTGGTTCTTCGCCGTCGACCGCCCACGGTGGGATCTCCACGCCGCGCGCACCTTCTCACCACTCACCCTGCTGCCGAGCCTGTTCACCGTCGTCCTGCTCGTCCAGGGCTTCTCGGAGTCGACCCCGATCATGCTGTGGGGCTGGATGCTGGTGATACTGCTGTCCTTCAAGCTCAAGTCCGTACCTCTGGTGGGCGTCGGCGAACGCGACCTCCTGTTCGAGCGCGGCGCCCGACAGCGGCGGGTTCCGTGACCCCGCTCCGACCGATGGCGCGCCTCCTCGGATCCGTGGAGATGGCACGCGCCTTCACGCTCGCCGTCCTGACCGCGGTGTTCGGCTCATTCGCGCTCGAGAGGCTGACGTCGACCGTCACGCTGGCCGCCGTGATCGCGGCGCTGTGCCTCCTCGGTGCGGCGATCCTCTGGGTCCGGCGCGAGGAGCTGTCCCCGCTGCGGATCGCCCCCTCGTCGTTGTTCGCCTTTCTGGGCTGGGCCCTGGTGAGCCTGGTCTGGACGACCGACCGATCCGACACGGTCTTCGGCTGGATGTCGCTGTTCGGGTTCGCCTTCCTCGCCCTGACCGTCGGACACATCCGAGACACGCTGCAGACCGTCCGCGCGATCGGCGACACTCTGCGGGCGCTCCTGGCCGTGTCGCTCGGGGCCGAGATCCTCTCCGGCATCCTGCTCGACATCCCCTTCGCCTTCCTCGGCATCGAGGGAGACCTCGCGGCCGGAGGTCCGATCCAGGGCATCTTCGGCAGCCGCAACATGCTGGGCTTCATCGCCGTCATCGCCCTGATCACCTTCGTGATCGAGTGGCGGACGCAGTCGGTGGATCCCCCGCTCGCGGTCGTCTCCATCGCGCTGGCCGGAACGCTGGCATTCCTCTCCTCGTCGCCGACGGTGCTGGTCCTCGCGGTCGCCGTCGGCATCGTGACGGCCGCTCTGACGATCGTGCGGCACGCGTCGCCGGAGCGCCGCAACCTCGTCCAGTGGATGCTGGGGATCCTCGTCGCCCTCGCCCTCACCGTGGCGTTCTCGCTGCGCCATCAGATCATCGCGATGCTCGACGCCGGTTCCGACTTCTCCATCCGGGCGAATCTGTGGAACTCCATCCTCGACTTCGTCGCCGTGAAACCGATCCAGGGCTGGGGCTGGTTCGGCGGCTGGGCGCGCGGCGAGTACCCCTTCACCTACATCAACTTCCGCCTCGACGACCGTCATCAGAGCGCTCTGAACGCGTTCTTCGATGTCCTGCTCCAGCTCGGCGCAGCGGGGCTGGTGCTGTTCCTGCTGCTCGGCGGGGTGGCTCTCATCCGCTCCTGGCTGGTGGCCAGCGTGCGTCGGTCCGTCGTCTACGCCTGGACGCCGATCACACTGGTCACTCTCGCCGTCGACTCGATGTTCGAGAGCTTCACCCTCGTCGGCGCCGGATGGTTCATGCTCGTGCTGTGCGCGCTGCGTGCGGGACAGTCCCGCTCCTGGCGGGAGAACATCGACGCCGCGCAGACCGGCGCGATCCCGACCCTGCGTCGGCTGGGATGACGGGGACTCAGCGCAGCGAGCGCAGCCGTTCCGCCCACGCGACAGCGTCGCGCACGCCGTCGTCGACCGAGCGCTCGGCCTCCCAGTCGAGCACCGCGGCCGCACGGTCGACGATCGCGAAGGCACCGGCCTGATCGCCCGGCCGGCGCTGGGTCTCGACGACGGGGAGCGGTTCACCGGTCACGCGCTCGAACGCCGCGACCAGCTCGCGCACGGTGACGCCGTCTCCGGTGCCGATGTTGATGACCTGGTACGGGTCGGCCTCCGTCGCCACCTCGTCGAACTTTCGCACGGCGGCGACATGCGCAAGGGCCAGGTCCCAGACATGGATGTAATCGCGCAGGCCGGAGCCGTCGCGCGTCGCCCAGTCGGTGCCGGTGATCGAGAAGGCGGCGCCGGTCGCGCGCGCCTGCATGATCTTGCCCAGGGCATGCGACGGCGTCGGATTCTGCAGACCCGTACGCAGCTGGGGGTCGGCGCCGATCGGATTGAAGTAGCGGAGAGCGATGGCACGGAAGTCGCCCGCCACCGCCGCGTCCTTCAGGATCTGCTCGACCATGGCCTTGGTGGTGGCGTACGGGCTGGACGGTGCGAGCAGCCCGGTCTCGTCGACGCCCTCGCCGCTCTCACCCTGGTAGACGGCCGCGGAGGAGCTGAACACGACGCGGGAGATGCCGGCCTCGCGCAGCCGCTGCAGCAGGATGACGGTCTTGCCGACGTTGGTGTCGTAATAGCCGAGCGGGTCGGCGACCGACTCGGGCACCACGATGCGCGCGGCACAGTGCACGACTGCGTCGATGTCCGGATGGTCGGCGACGATCCTGTCGAGCACTTCCCTGTCGGCGATGTCGCCTTCGTACAGGTTGCGCCCCTCGCCGAAGGCTCGGAGACCCGTCGAGAGATCGTCGAGGATCACGACCTCGATCCCGGCCTCGATGCATGCCGTCGCCACGGTCGATCCGATGTAGCCGGCGCCGCCGGTGATCAATACCTTCATCGGGGTCATTCTAACCATCGCGAAGATGACGCCAGGGCGTCGACTCTCCGCAGATCCGAAGGTGACGGACGGTAGGCTACTCACTGCTCGTCGAGTCCCGCGCTGTCCTCCGGCAGCGGTCTGCGGCACCAACATCGGAGAACTCCCCAGTGGCCCACGTCCTTCAGAACGTCGTCTTCCCACTTGATCGCGACCCCGATCTGCTTCCGCTCTATGCCGATCCCGAGACCTGGTCCGTGATCGAGGATGAGCCCGTGCGCGTGTCCAACCGCGCGCATCTCGGGAACATCCTGGGCCGTCACCGCGCCCGCATCGTCGCCGGTCGGCGGGTGTCGCTCGGCACCTACTTCAATGCCTTCCCGGCGTCGTACTGGCAGCACTGGACGAGCGTGCGCGAGGTGCAGCTCACGGTGAGGACGACGGGACCTGCGACGATCCTCGTCTACCGCTCCAACGGGTCCGGCATCCGCCAGCGCGTCGCGACGCGCGAGGTCACCGGCGAGGCGTCGACCTCGTTCGATCTCCAGCTCACGCAGTACAGCGACGGCGGCTGGATCTGGTTCGACGTCGTCGCCGACGAGAAGCCCGCCGTGCTCGAGGGTGCGGAGTGGACCACGGAGCAGGATCCTGCCCGCACCGGAAAAGCCTCGCTCGGCATCACCACCTACAACAAACCCGATTACTGCGTCGAGACCCTGCGCGCCCTGGCCGCCTCCCCCGACGCGCTCGAGTTCGTCGATCGCATCTTCCTGGTCGACCAGGGTACGCAGTTGGTCGCCGATCAGGACGGATACACCGACGTCGCCGAGCAGCTCGGCGAGACGCTGCAGGTCATCCGACAGGACAACCTCGGCGGCTCCGGCGGCTTCGCCCGCGCGATGCACGAGACGCTGCAGCGCCCCGAGAGCGACTTCGTGCAGCTTCTCGACGACGACGTCCGCCTCGAGCCGGAATCGCTCCGTCGTTCGATCGTCTTCGGCCAGTACGCGACCACCCCGGTGCTGGTGGGCGGTCACATGTTCGATCTGCTCGACCGACCCAAGCTCCACGGCTGGGCCGAGGTCGTCGACGAGCACCCTTTCATGTGGCGCAATCTCTACCAGGAGAAGATGCCGCACGATTTCGGTGTGTCGAACCTGCGTCAGTCCGCTCTGCTGCACATGCGCATGGACGCCGACTACAACGGGTGGTGGATGTGCCTCATCCCCCTCGACGCGCTCCGCGAGGTCGGCCTGGCCCTTCCCGCGTTCATCAAGTGGGACGACGCCGAATTCTGCCTCCGCGCCGGCGAGGCCGGGTTCCCCACCGTCTCGATGCCGGGCGTCGCCCTCTGGCATGTCTCCTGGGTGAACAAGGACGACACGATCGACTGGCAGGCCTACTTCCACGCACGCAACCGGATCGTCGCGGGCCTGCTGCACTCCAACGCCCCGCGGGGTGGACGCCTGCTGACGCACAGCCGACGTGTCGACCTCAAACACCTCATGATGATGCAGTACTACCCCGTGGAGTTGCGCGCGCGGGCGCTGCGCGACGTCCTGTCCGGTCCGGATCACATGCGGCAGAATCTCGCGACTGCCATGCCGGCGGCGCGCGCCCTGGCCGCCGAGTACCCGGAGACAATCGTGCACCGCGATCCCTCACGAGTGCTGCACTCCCGGCGCGGCCGCCAGGTCTACAAGCGGTTGTCGAAGAACGACTTCGACAGCCCGAAGGGCATGCGGCTTCGCTGGTTCACGATCTCCACGCTCGCGAAGCACTGGCTTCACCGGCCCGACCCCGCCAATGTCGCCCAGCCCGAGGTCGAACTGGGCAAGGAGGACGCCCACTGGTGGCGCATCCCGTCCTTCGACAGCGCACTGGTCAGCGCCGCAGACGGATCGGGCAAGAACATCTACACGCGTGATCGTGCCAAGTACCGCCGGATGCTGCGCGAGAGCATTCAGCTGCACGCCGAACTGCGCCGTCGGTGGCCCGAGTTGCGGAAGCAGTATCGCGATGCGCTCCCGCGACTCGTCTCCCCTGCATCCTGGGAGCAGCTGTTCGAGGAGAAGGCATGACTGCGGCGCCCGGTGCCTTCGACCCGGCGACCGCGACGATCGTGATCGTCACGTTCAACCGTTCGCATCTGCTGGCGGGCCTCCTCACCAGCATCACCGCGATGAACCCGAAACCGGGCCACGTGGTGATCATCGACAATGCGTCGTCCGACGACACCACCGACGTGGTCGAGTCGTTCCGGGACGGCATCGGCACCGAGATCGTGTACCGACGCCTTGAGACCAACACCGGCGGCTCCGGCGGTTTCAGCGAGGGCATGCGGACGGCGTACGAACTCGGGTCCGAGTGGATCTGGATGATGGATGACGACGTC includes the following:
- a CDS encoding glycosyltransferase encodes the protein MAHVLQNVVFPLDRDPDLLPLYADPETWSVIEDEPVRVSNRAHLGNILGRHRARIVAGRRVSLGTYFNAFPASYWQHWTSVREVQLTVRTTGPATILVYRSNGSGIRQRVATREVTGEASTSFDLQLTQYSDGGWIWFDVVADEKPAVLEGAEWTTEQDPARTGKASLGITTYNKPDYCVETLRALAASPDALEFVDRIFLVDQGTQLVADQDGYTDVAEQLGETLQVIRQDNLGGSGGFARAMHETLQRPESDFVQLLDDDVRLEPESLRRSIVFGQYATTPVLVGGHMFDLLDRPKLHGWAEVVDEHPFMWRNLYQEKMPHDFGVSNLRQSALLHMRMDADYNGWWMCLIPLDALREVGLALPAFIKWDDAEFCLRAGEAGFPTVSMPGVALWHVSWVNKDDTIDWQAYFHARNRIVAGLLHSNAPRGGRLLTHSRRVDLKHLMMMQYYPVELRARALRDVLSGPDHMRQNLATAMPAARALAAEYPETIVHRDPSRVLHSRRGRQVYKRLSKNDFDSPKGMRLRWFTISTLAKHWLHRPDPANVAQPEVELGKEDAHWWRIPSFDSALVSAADGSGKNIYTRDRAKYRRMLRESIQLHAELRRRWPELRKQYRDALPRLVSPASWEQLFEEKA